One region of Daphnia pulicaria isolate SC F1-1A chromosome 7, SC_F0-13Bv2, whole genome shotgun sequence genomic DNA includes:
- the LOC124348822 gene encoding serine-rich adhesin for platelets-like isoform X3: protein MIWFPSFILPFVISLPTLYIKGTSLVRSLCFLIQFPEILTMIRLRRLFSFSLILFIIQVDGVQIGAKPPLLVCHIPLELKIFADSSYQASSADLKSCTQITLSSVNVLFLTNSNASLTAVMVSEKRSLQLMKQQTPEAAFSFSLRSTNVFPATRHLKTIFNGTTSVALLIEFLKVNKLTGFDIAWDLIQSTPDYAPMLKTLKASLTKEGFNLTTTIGNEVDRTDAFHVSKIAAIVDHIFLVPSYNRHYSGAQYPLVDKNLEQAFDSLELNEGVFLKLYSTLKLSWTKIVVGLSLQTLLWKLNAGTTLTGSQFNQTQAVLQLQSYYESCKNVSLTWRLQKQPNPFYKLAVAPTNDKWMIHVDPFTLGRRVDLLRQYGFGGVALYDYYQDDFAGVCNANAKVYPLIHQAGLSMFNSSTKIPFPEIDSNSGLCIPFLGLTNECKGIFNFGTPKLNISSTDLTSSTISSSFAVKKTKVPVQTDPTTIVMTSLSSSSTTTPTPVSDAEYLDQTRWSSVSSESLSTEPSLSYVNLHGLASTEIKLDFPSTYSSEIKLPVAESLVTTSVSVNAATGGFLGKDEIWRDDQTHLSGVTETSALSQNDVSNVTAFDQHIQQSTSPNTDIDDAVPTTSLPEIRIGNRINNPGSASTMLLSTALPKLAVESEVTAVEQSALPISEIERATDYAIVPTIIPSFEASVVTLIQVDTEPTSTYGSKSISEMTTVSSNSASVHETFTDTIPFASTEGDIQNFTDDKSSVKEASDVTSSVTENVSVSSTEQSSLVLEKNENTAAPAETDSIATTRTPTFGNQQPSSQYSGSVGDSMKETTTELPSSPSDTRQDWTSPIPSSVAFEHFPIDNVMESLYGEFALTSEEPQTNDAFSSEMTSAGYQGTVPTVPPSSTPNEQFTIREISSVSEEISMESHIFSDGFPSTIEVIPPLILTTAQDTSTGLLIEHGNLDSASSMASIEGTQFPTDFQLSTPSAPIGEDVSNTNYNPVSVATTDPPPEKFPLPVELSVPESSSKPVSPTEDPAFSSTLQHASAFDSTDAYFPTEQFSTSSRPLVSSTNSPLFSEFETESGEQTNDVSTLTPIFENEASEDSMSTLGESENVTPGYLNATDQPATSISEISSSQGYSNEHFTNVDTTPAEISDIESSVVSDGLYPTAGIPSILESSTETELHLSSTSDSSAVSTTVQPVEPTENNLSSASSMPYKLEASIIPTEIQDLSQYSSTEVPVGDLLSFDAVTSGSFSSDLFSPTFESTTHVDQESSSTFSIPNVMDSSTQEQLQDFSSPNSLTSTEETDSDNSLSTTTTPPIMLDASTMVTKLVSDENSILFSTINFSWEISQSEITSPLPDESKIQQSFDGALKPTENESASPREQDFFSTSSYVPSSSVTTDSSVTSSFQSIDTSTEPHDDSPSVSTNSPLLSEFEMGSGDESINLPTLLPIFENEESGEDPTTSVEEAENVTPGFLNATDQPVAIQQSVEKTSPENQDQLFSLSPEDSSNHQTAISALPSEFAETSPEGSGFQPTLLPNLVDIASAFIIPDIIEASTERLSSSPTGNSGADVSDADSQLVSSEIYPTTSPSIVDLPIKETASSFIPLVTDENGYGSGDSTPFFDTLKPTENESPREEDSFSSVEADYSTLSYVSSEQTATTLPSSSSVKAVSSVTSSFQSIDTSTELHSASTSFSSGLEMGSGDESIDVPTEIPIFENKESGEDSTSTLEAEAATDQPTINISKIDSTINPFSSSLADNVSESLTRYTVTATVSIESTSPRAMIDDSFVEELEEISSTKVATIISESLSLVSSSPDSSTKIPYLSSTPPTVSDIPSEPSTSQSTFSQSSTSLSSQSFTPKVDAVSSVAFSDANTITSSTAAWSGSFGSSSASTESTSSSSTSTISITTSNTPHSDISTDKWVKTSDATTEVLSATESTTISSSNFTTSLSASTISHSTSSLSSSVEPASTTVKSHSTTPPFQTTKSSLPHSEIPTTTTDPLSNLWNLLISKLNETISFPNSGEYSYVSSFFWSNTTSSNLTSESIQEIPAPSISSPSVNTGNWLFETRPFWLFDLPNTEAPSSLSTATLSTPKETKQTLLPVSPTTSNSLEISTSTPIADLFETRPFWLQRSTQLTKSTLSSTPSITTSSESSSTSTSSTKALHTSDSEMSSTTTVTPPSTATSLSAQQSTSFNPNVSRRPCTDNCTEESTGNSSVVFVAKDVANNVVLNLNVDAYMGDKRLNSSFNFEKWLEDLHRFLSSPSKPQTEEIKPSPICELAGNSILLKSLFCPDDSLSTADKIRFPNLMNLTRLLAPAIIANLTTSLNLTEVVAGNGTEFLNHQSNISSETSTESTVSTSTESSTSIFHSQNVSTTLVTSNLSDVPLPTVLNSSLESFMLAMRNLTELLKDSKMSDLISAVNNLNHSVPEGFLESLIQSNNSDDGRFFNKSPLKNDVIDAVTTQAPTSTFSATPSTTVQHDIFAKNFWKANKRNPVRKLQRVAGPGLGIIPSIRLPLRTKVKPVSNIFSSLAKPAASRQ from the exons ATGATCTGGTTTCCTTCTTTCATCCTACCGTTCGTCATTTCCCTCCCAACCTTATATATCAAAGGCACATCACTTGTCCGGTCACTCTGTTTTCTCATTCAGTTCCCAGAGATCCTTACAATGATACGCCTGCGACGATTATTCAGCTTCTCGTTGATTCTGTTTATCATTCAAGTCGATGGAGTTCAGATTGGCGCCAAGCCTCCACTTTTGGTTTGCCATATTCCACTGGAACTAAAAATTTTCG cTGACTCTTCCTATCAAGCTTCGTCTGCTGATTTGAAATCCTGTACCCAAATTACTCTGAGTAGTGTCAACGTGCTTTTCCTTACCAACAGCAATGCGTCGTTGACGGCAGTCATGGTTAGTGAGAAACGTAGCCTACAACTGATGAAGCAACAGACTCCGGAAGCCGCATTTAGCTTCAGTCTTCGTTCAACAAACGTCTTTCCGGCAACACGACACctgaaaaccatttttaatgggACGACGTCTGTGGCccttttgattgaatttctgAAAGTCAACAAGCTCACAGGTTTTGACATCGCATGGGACTTGATCCAGTCGACACCTGACTACGCGCCAATGCTCAAAACATTGAAGGCATCACTGACAAAGGAAggatttaatttgacgacgACGATTGGTAACGAAGTGGACCGCACCGATGCATTTCACGTGAGTAAGATCGCGGCCATCGTTGATCACATATTTCTCGTTCCATCTTACAATCGCCACTACAGCGGAGCGCAGTATCCGTTGGTCGATAAAAATCTGGAACAGGCTTTTGACTCCTTAGAACTAAACGAAGGAGTCTTCTTGAAACTTTATTCCACGCTGAAATTAAGTTGGACAAAGATCGTTGTTGGATTGTCGTTGCAAACGCTTTTGTGGAAATTAAACGCGGGCACCACTCTCACAGGCAGCCAGTTTAACCAAACTCAAGCCGTTTTGCAACTTCAGAGCTATTATGAATCTTGTAAAAATGTCAGCCTCACATGGCGACTTCAAAAGCAGCCGAATCCGTTTTACAAGCTGGCTGTAGCTCCAACTAACGACAAGTGGATGATTCACGTCGATCCCTTTACTTTGGGTAGGCGCGTGGATCTACTGAGACAGTACGGGTTTGGCGGAGTTGCACTCTACGATTATTATCAG GACGATTTTGCCGGTGTTTGTAACGCGAACGCCAAAGTTTACCCCCTTATTCATCAGGCCGGACTCAGCATGTTTAATAGTAGTACTAAAATTCCATTTCCTGAAATTGATTCAAACAGCGGACTCTGCATTCCATTTCTCGGACTAACCAATGAGTGCAAAGGAATCTTCAACTTTGGAACGCCAAAATTAAATATCAGCTCCACTGATTTGACAAGTTCAACAATTTCATCTAGTTTCGCTGTGAAAAAAACCAAGGTTCCCGTTCAGACCGATCCAACAACTATAGTGATGACATCGTTAAGTTCTTCTtcaaccactacaccaactcCAGTTTCGGATGCTGAGTATTTAGACCAAACTAGGTGGAGTTCAGTTTCATCAGAATCCTTAAGTACAGAGCCTTCTCTTTCCTATGTAAATCTACATGGACTTGCATCAACTGAAATTAAGCTGGATTTTCCGTCAA CGTATAGCAGCGAGATAAAATTACCTGTTGCCGAATCTTTGGTTACGACAAGTGTTTCTGTAAATGCTGCAACCGGAGGTTTTCTCGGGAAAGATGAGATATGGCGTGACGATCAAACTCACTTGTCTGGCGTTACCGAGACATCTGCTCTCAGCCAAAATGATGTCTCAAATGTCACAGCCTTTGATCAGCACATTCAACAGTCCACTTCACCAAACACAGATATTGATGATGCTG TACCCACTACATCTTTACCAGAAATACGTATCGGGAATAGAATCAATAATCCTGGCTCCGCGTCTACTATGTTGCTATCAACAGCCTTACCCAAAC TCGCCGTTGAAAGTGAAGTTACTGCGGTGGAGCAATCAGCATTACCTATTTCAGAGATTGAGCGGGCGACAGACTATGCTATCGTTCCAACCATTATTCCATCATTTGAAGCGAGTGTCGTCACGTTAATCCAAGTAGATACGGAGCCAACATCAACCTATG GATCAAAATCGATAAGTGAAATGACAACAGTTTCATCGAATTCTGCTTCTGTTCATGAAACCTTCACTGATACCATACCGTTCGCCTCAACAGAAGGAGATATCCAGAATTTTACAGACGACAAATCATCCGTGAAAGAGGCCTCGGATGTCACTAGTTCAGTGACTGAAAATGTTTCTGTTTCAAGTACTGAGCAGTCTTCATTAGTTCTTGAAAAAAATG AGAATACTGCAGCTCCCGCAGAGACAGACAGCATTGCGACCACCAGGACACCAACATTTGGCAATCAACAACCTTCGAGTCAATATTCTGGGTCAGTAGGTGATTCAATGAAGGAGACCACCACTGAGCTTCCCAGCTCGCCATCTGATACCCGACAAGACTGGACTTCTCCGATTCCAAGTTCGGTTGCATTTGAACATTTTCCTATTGACAATGTGATGGAGTCATTGTATGGAGAATTTGCTCTTACTTCAGAGGAGCCACAAACGAACGATGCGTTTTCATCAGAAATGACATCAGCAGGATATCAAGGTACCGTACCCACTGTTCCACCTTCGTCCACTCCTAACGAACAGTTCACGATACGCGAAATTTCTTCAGTCTCTGAAGAAATATCAATGGAAAGTCATATTTTTTCTGACGGATTTCCTTCGACTATCGAAGTGATTCCGCCCCTGATCCTGACTACTGCTCAAGACACCAGCACGGGATTACTAATCGAACACGGTAATCTTGATTCTGCTAGTTCGATGGCGTCCATTGAGGGAACCCAATTCCCCACTGATTTTCAGCTTTCAACGCCAAGTGCTCCTATTGGTGAAGATGTTAGCAACACCAACTATAATCCCGTATCCGTGGCTACGACAGACCCTCCACCGGAAAAATTCCCTTTACCAGTAGAATTGTCAGTACCCGAATCGAGCAGTAAACCTGTTTCCCCAACTGAAGATCCAGCCTTTTCGTCCACATTGCAACATGCATCTGCATTTGATTCGACCGACGCATATTTTCCGACAgaacaattttcaacttcGTCTAGGCCATTAGTTTCGAGTACGAATTCTCCACTTTTCAGTGAATTTGAAACGGAGTCAGGCGAACAAACAAACGATGTTTCAACTCTGACAccgatttttgaaaatgaggCATCTGAAGATTCTATGTCAACTCTGGGAGAGTCAGAAAACGTAACGCCGGGCTATTTAAATGCTACCGACCAACCAGCAACCAGTATCTCGGAAATTAGTTCATCTCAAGGGTATTCAAACGAGCATTTCACTAACGTCGACACCACGCCAGCTGAAATATCAGACATTGAAAGCAGTGTTGTATCGGATGGGTTATATCCTACTGCAGGGATCCCCAGCATTTTGGAGTCGTCAACTGAAACTGAACTCCATTTAAGTTCAACGTCTGATAGTTCAGCGGTGTCTACTACAGTCCAACCTGTTGAGCCAACTGAAAACAATTTATCCAGTGCATCGTCAATGCCCTACAAGTTAGAAGCGTCGATCATTCCAACAGAAATTCAAGATTTGTCGCAGTACTCTTCTACCGAAGTCCCTGTAGGCGATTTGTTATCTTTTGATGCAGTAACATCAGGCAGTTTTTCTTCGGATTTATTTTCTCCCACATTTGAATCAACCACTCATGTTGATCAAGAATCTTCTTCCACCTTTTCCATACCCAACGTTATGGATTCGTCAACACAAGAACAGCTTCAAGATTTTAGTTCACCAAATTCATTAACTTCCACTGAAGAAACAGATAGCGACAATAGCCTttcaactactactactccgcCAATTATGTTAGACGCTAGCACCATGGTTACTAAATTGGTGAGTGATGAAAATAGTATCTTGTTTTCCACGATAAACTTTTCCTGGGAAATATCCCAATCAGAAATAACGTCGCCACTACCAGACGAGAGTAAGATTCAACAATCTTTTGATGGCGCATTAAAGCCAACTGAAAATGAATCCGCGTCTCCACGGGAACAagactttttttctacttcgtcCTATGTTCCTAGTTCTTCGGTAACGACTGATTCATCCGTCACTTCATCGTTTCAATCTATCGACACATCAACAGAGCCTCACGATGATTCCCCTTCGGTTAGTACAAATTCTCCGCTACTCAGCGAATTTGAAATGGGGTCAGGTGACGAATCAATTAATCTCCCAACTTTGCTacccatttttgaaaatgaggAATCTGGCGAAGATCCTACAACATCCGTGGAAGAGGCTGAAAACGTTACGCCGGGTTTTTTAAATGCTACCGACCAACCAGTAGCAATTCAACAATCTGTGGAAAAGACTAGTCCAGAAAATCAAGATCAACTATTCTCGCTTTCCCCTGAAGACTCGTCCAATCATCAAACGGCAATCAGCGCATTGCCATCAGAGTTTGCGGAAACATCCCCTGAGGGCAGTGGATTTCAACCCACCCTTCTTCCAAACCTGGTAGATATTGCTTCCGCATTTATTATTCCGGACATAATAGAAGCGTCTACCGAGCGCTTATCGAGTTCTCCGACGGGAAATTCGGGTGCGGATGTTAGTGATGCCGATTCACAATTAGTTAGTAGCGAAATCTATCCCACTACAAGTCCCTCCATTGTGGATCTGCCGATCAAGGAAACGGCATCCTCATTCATTCCACTCGTGACAGATGAGAATGGTTATGGCAGTGGTGATAGCACCCCTTTTTTCGACACATTAAAGCCAACAGAAAATGAGTCTCCACGGGAAGAAGACTCTTTTTCTAGTGTGGAAGCGGATTATTCTACTTTGTCCTATGTTTCCAGCGAACAAACCGCGACCACTTTACCATCAAGTTCCTCCGTAAAAGCTGTTTCATCTGTCACTTCATCATTTCAATCCATTGACACATCAACGGAGCTGCACAGCGCTTCAACTTCATTTTCCAGCGGATTAGAAATGGGGTCAGGCGACGAATCAATTGATGTTCCAACTGAAAtaccaatttttgaaaataaggaATCAGGCGAAGATTCTACGTCAACTCTAGAAGCTGAGGCTGCTACCGACCAACCCACaatcaatatttcaaaaattgattcAACCATTAATCCATTTTCTTCCTCATTGGCTGATAATGTTTCAGAATCGTTAACAAGGTACACTGTGACTGCCACCGTCAGTATTGAATCTACTTCTCCCAGAGCGATGATAGATGACTCTTTCGTAGAAGAACTCGAAGAGATTTCATCTACTAAAGTGGCAACAATTATTTCAGAATCTCTTAGTCTTGTTAGTTCATCACCAGATTCTTCTACTAAAATTCCTTATTTAAGCTCTACACCACCAACTGTCAGCGATATTCCATCTGAACCGTCAACATCTCAATCAACATTTTCTCAAAGTTCAACGTCACTTTCTAGCCAGAGTTTTACCCCCAAAGTGGATGCTGTATCTTCTGTGGCCTTTTCAGATGCTAACACAATTACTAGTTCTACAGCAGCGTGGAGTGGTTCCTTTGGTTCCAGTAGTGCGTCGACTGAATCGACGTCTTCCTCCTCAACCTCTACAATAAGCATAACTACCTCTAATACTCCTCATAGCGACATCTCAACTGATAAATGGGTAAAGACCTCTGACGCAACGACAGAAGTTCTATCGGCCACTGAATCAACCACTATTTCTTCGTCGAACTTCACCACATCATTGTCAGCGTCAACGATTTCTCATTCTAcatcttctctttcttcatcCGTGGAGCCAGCATCAACTACTGTGAAGTCTCATTCAACAACCCCTCCCTTCCAAACGACGAAATCTTCTCTGCCTCATTCTGAAATCCCTACTACTACAACTGATCCGTTGTCCAACCTATGGAATTTGTTGATTTCAAAGTTAAACGAAACCATCAGTTTCCCTAATAGCGGAGAATACTCTTACGTTTCAAGTTTCTTTTGGTCTAACACAACGTCTTCCAACCTAACCAGCGAAAGCATTCAAGAAATCCCAGCACCTTCAATTTCAAGCCCAAGTGTAAATACAG gaaaCTGGCTTTTCGAAACTCGTCCATTTTGGTTGTTTGATCTTCCCAACACGGAGGCACCGTCTTCTCTCTCAACCGCCACACTTTCAACTCCAAAAGAAACCAAGCAGACATTATTGCCGGTTTCCCCCACAACGTCCAATAGCCTTGAAATATCCACGTCAACACCCATAGCAG ACTTGTTTGAGACCCGCCCTTTTTGGCTTCAACGTAGTACTCAGCTTACAAAGTCGACGCTATCTTCCACTCCTAGCATAACGACGTCCAGTGAATCATCCAGCACATCAACATCGTCAACCAAAG CACTGCACACGTCCGATTCCGAAATGAGTTCGACAACTACAGTAACTCCGCCATCAACGGCTACATCCTTAAGCGCACAACAGTCGACTAGTTTCAATCCAAATGTTTCTCGAAGGCCTTGCACTGATAACTGCACCGAAGAATCTACAGGAAATTCTTCCGTCGTTTTTGTTGCAAAAGATGTCGCCAACAATGTCGTCTTAAATCTAAATGTGGATGCTTACATGGGCGACAAAAGGTTGAATTCTTCttttaactttgaaaaatgGCTGGAAGATCTTCATCGATTTCTCAGTTCGCCTTCGAAGCCTCAAACAGAAGAAATCAAACCGTCGCCTATTTGTGAATTGGCTGGCAATTCAATTCTTCTTAAATCTCTTTTCTGTCCAGACGACTCGCTCTCGACTGCGGACAAAATACGCTTCCCTAATCTAATGAATCTCACTAGACTCTTAGCTCCTGCGATTATTGCCAACTTGACAACATCTTTGAATCTGACAGAAGTTGTGGCTGGCAACGgaactgaatttttaaatcacCAATCCAATATCAGCAGCGAAACTAGTACTGAATCCACCGTTTCCACGTCAACTGAAAGTAGCACAAGTATATTCCATTCCCAAAATGTATCGACAACTCTCGTTACTAGCAATCTCTCTGACGTCCCTTTGCCGACAGTATTAAATAGTAGCTTAGAGTCGTTCATGCTTGCGATGCGCAACCTAACCGAGCTGTTGAAAGATTCCAAGATGAGTGATTTGATATCGGCCGTGAACAACCTCAACCACTCAGTCCCCGAGGGTTTTCTTGAAAGTCTTATCCAGAGCAATAATTCTGACGATGGCAGGTTTTTCAATAAATCTCCACTTAAAAATGACGTGATAGATGCGGTTACCACCCAAGCACCTACATCGACATTTTCGGCGACGCCGTCTACCACTGTGCAGCACGATATTTTTGCAAAGAACTTTTGGAAAGCAAATAAACGGAATCCGGTCAGAAAGCTACAACGTGTAGCTGGTCCGGGGCTTGGCATCATTCCGTCTATTCGCCTACCGTTGCGAACAAAAGTAAAGCCTGTCTCAAATATTTTCAGTTCCCTTGCCAAACCAGCGGCTAGTCGTCAATAA